Proteins encoded in a region of the Dreissena polymorpha isolate Duluth1 chromosome 6, UMN_Dpol_1.0, whole genome shotgun sequence genome:
- the LOC127835098 gene encoding uncharacterized protein LOC127835098: METGSHVKPNACVEKSNYSNEPHLDASQNKTFLTDQHETCIDGCTTTVIPPACPTAMGSSDCTSHCDLCKVDELQVEAVGFCINCTDFLCRNCLLNHTKIKVTRSHTILQGENLPTDPEPIIAVRNLVKCDIHPEYDIKFVCAEHSTTICAMCLTDQHRMCTFQKISELKEDYRRKEATVKANLLDVHQRIKEFKLNREKYIGIIEAQQKQVISEAQGIAQQLIEKIVTLTTKVEDTVNGHLDKETTTTKESLRDADNLLQEVKHITDLFEAAQKYGGLDECILASRHIDHKVKEIFRKISLLESHEDKHISLEKNVQLYKLDTICYVTLLGTKQKPGKENASDEVMEQLQMNERDDSKLNITTSECGTSCDLSVLMCNKEVQTLDTDAQSTSEATLVKSPDQSNPHLCKRPFIDRTVLNAFTCKISTANDSLNCFITAIVILDNGKTLIADRNNKKIKLLSNDFVVLEEYSLSGCPIDMCVADQSVYVCCLKEKKLSRFLIFGDGRLIPASGYLSRYWPVGLSPFDDKLLILCFKLDGLFDTVRGERVVVEIRNKSKLDASLTGQYNDDSDDHDYLEYAKRILTVDSNSILVAEHERVSCYGIDQAEVEIGKRKWYYKNHGQTILKNARGVSLDKEGNAYICGEASTNVHQVPCNNYLKGKIIIENINKPFSVCVDSANDILIVGCCNDNYLHVFNFQ, encoded by the coding sequence ATGGAAACGGGGAGCCATGTTAAGCCTAATGCGTGCGTCGAAAAGAGCAACTATTCAAACGAGCCACATCTGGATGCAAGCCAGAACAAAACATTTCTTACTGACCAGCACGAAACGTGCATTGACGGCTGTACAACAACGGTGATTCCACCAGCATGTCCAACCGCAATGGGTTCAAGTGATTGCACTTCTCACTGCGATTTGTGCAAAGTCGATGAGCTTCAAGTAGAAGCTGTTGGATTTTGTATCAACTGTACCGATTTCCTGTGTCGGAACTGTTTATTAAACCACACCAAGATAAAGGTAACGCGTTCTCACACAATTTTACAAGGAGAAAACCTACCCACTGATCCTGAACCAATAATAGCCGTGCGTAACCTAGTGAAATGTGATATACATCCTGAATATGATATTAAATTTGTATGTGCTGAACATTCGACCACTATCTGCGCAATGTGCCTCACAGACCAACATCGAATGTGTACTTTTCAGAAAATCAGTGAATTAAAAGAAGATTATCGAAGGAAAGAAGCGACGGTAAAAGCCAACCTACTAGACGTTCATCAACGCATAAAGGAGTTTAAATTAAACCGAGAAAAATATATCGGTATAATTGAAGCTCAGCAAAAGCAAGTTATTTCGGAAGCACAAGGCATTGCACAACAGCTAATTGAAAAGATTGTAACACTCACTACAAAAGTGGAAGATACTGTAAACGGACACTTGGATAAAGAAACCACTACCACCAAAGAAAGTTTACGCGATGCAGATAATTTGTTACAAGAAGTTAAACACATCACAGATTTATTTGAAGCGGCCCAGAAGTATGGCGGTTTAGATGAGTGCATTCTTGCTTCACGTCATATTGATCATAAGGTCAAGGAAATCTTTCGAAAAATAAGTTTGTTGGAAAGTCACGAGGATAAACACATTTCGTTGGAGAAAAATGTACAATTATATAAGTTAGATACTATTTGTTATGTAACGCTTTTAGGAACAAAACAGAAACCAGGGAAAGAAAATGCGAGTGATGAAGTCATGGAACAGCTTCAAATGAATGAACGAGATGACAGCAAACTTAACATAACAACGAGCGAGTGCGGGACATCCTGCGATCTTTCTGTATTGATGTGTAATAAGGAAGTACAAACCCTTGACACAGATGCGCAATCTACTTCAGAAGCGACGCTCGTAAAATCGCCTGACCAGTCCAATCCGCATTTATGTAAGAGACCATTTATCGATCGGactgttttaaatgcatttacttGTAAAATAAGTACAGCAAACGATTCGTTGAATTGTTTTATAACTGCTATCGTTATCCTTGATAATGGCAAGACGTTGATAGCTGATCGGAATAACAAAAAGATAAAACTTTTGTCAAACGACTTTGTTGTTTTGGAAGAATATTCTCTCTCTGGATGTCCGATCGATATGTGTGTTGCTGACCAAAGCGTTTACGTTTGTTGCTTAAAAGAAAAGAAATTATCGCGATTTTTGATTTTCGGGGATGGAAGGTTGATTCCAGCGAGCGGCTATCTATCTCGCTATTGGCCTGTTGGCCTATCTCCATTTGATGACAAATTACTTATTCTGTGTTTCAAGTTAGATGGTTTGTTTGATACAGTCAGAGGCGAAAGAGTTGTAGTTGAAATAAGGAACAAAAGTAAACTCGACGCTTCTTTGACTGGACAATataatgatgatagtgatgatcaTGACTACCTAGAATACGCTAAACGGATTTTGACTGTTGATTCAAATTCTATCCTAGTGGCGGAGCATGAACGCGTGTCTTGTTATGGTATAGACCAAGCCGAAGTTGAAATTGGCAAGAGAAAATGGTACTATAAAAATCATGGCCAAactattttgaaaaatgctaGAGGTGTTTCTTTAGATAAGGAAGGCAATGCTTATATTTGTGGAGAAGCATCAACTAATGTCCACCAAGTACCATGCAATAACTATCTTAAAGGCAAAATTAtaattgaaaacataaacaagCCGTTTTCCGTATGCGTGGATTCTGCGAATGACATATTGATAGTCGGTTGTTGTAACGATAACTATTTACATGTGTTTAATTTCCAATGA